The DNA sequence CCGCGAACGTGTCCGCGAGGATGCCGGCTTTCGCATCTGGCTCGCAGACAACGTTCGCATCCGTATGGAGAGGCGGGACTCGCTGGCGACGACGAAGGAAACGCTTGGCGGTCCGCCAAGCACTACCGTCTGTCGTTGTTAGGGTGGCCGCATGGCCCGCCCAGTCCCGATGTCGATGGTCGTCGATGGCGgcccgaatctcgcgccgcgccctgttgaggcggcgcttCGTCTCTGGCAGCcgtgtgagctgccactcccggaaGAGGCGATTCTTGTTTGTGATCGCCTCTAGGATGTGcggcgggagttggcgcgacatctCTCGCGGCCGTCCTGGCCGCCTGGGGGTGGCCGCCTCCGTTGCAGCCAGTGTGTGCCGCGTGAAGAAGGCCAACACTTCGTCAGCCCCTTGCACAGCGGGATCGGGAGCGCCCTCGAGGCGGTCTAGGACCTCGACACGAAAGCGTGCCTCGTCTATGCCAAGGAAGTTGTGGCGGTCGGACGGCATAGATGCACCGATGACGTCCATGTAGAAGACCACCTCGAGGTGATCAGACGACATGGCGCATCTAACGGTGGCAGATGTGAAGTGCCCAACACTTTTGAGCACGGCGATGTCGAGCACATCAGACTGGCTGCGATGGGGGAAGACGGTACTATCGCGCCGTTGTGTggcgcgaaggaggcggcggccgctggcgttggtgatgcgggagttccattgcgggtgcttggcgttcaagtcacccgcaatgaagacTTTCCCGCGCAGTGCCAGCAGGGCGTCGACGTCAGCCTCCTGAAGCAGTCCCCTCGccggcctgtaggccgcaacgaaggtgatAACCCCCGCCGTCatggtgacagccaccccagtggcctccattgCAGCGAGGGGCGGAAGCTGAACTTCATGATGTTTGAGGGACACCTTGATATAGATAGCTGTCCCACCGCCGTGGGTCAAcctgtcggtgcggtagcaccgatagttggccaCCTTCACATGTATTCCCGGCTTCAGGAAGGTCTCGCACACGAGGCGGATGTCAATTGCCTTGTCGCGCAAGAACTCCCTGAATTCCCCTTGTTGGGGGACCAAACTGTTTGCATTGAAAGCGCAAACGTGAGGCCATGGATATGGCATTTATCCATGGCGCGGTGGTGTTGCAACGCCAGCCTGAAGGGCCGAcgtgaccgcggtgacgagcaccgggagcTGCTCGGGCAGCTGGCTCAATGACCGCAAGAGCAATCGGAGCTCGGCTGCGTCGGTGGCCAAGGGGGCGGTGGGGGCCGCTGGGGCGGCCTCCGCCACTGGGGCGGCCGGTTGCGGCCGCTCCGTAGTAGGCGACTGCCGTGGAGCATCGGCAGCCGGTCGCGGTTGCGGCGCAGCACGAGGTGCCGTCCTCTGCAGCGGCAGAGTGTCGTCGGCAGTCCGTTGTGCAGCGGCAGGAGTGGCCCGGCCCGCGCGCCGTCGACGCCTGCGCGGGGCGGCAACCCCCACGGGTGAAGCCGTGGACGGCGCGGTCGGTTGCTGCGTCTCGCCCTCCACCTGTGCCGAACTTCGGGTGGTGGAGTCTGATGGTCCTCCCTTGGTGGCGGCAGCAAAGCTGGTGGACGTGTGCACCTTACAAGAAGGAGCAGCCCCTCTCCTCGGTTGATTTCGGCCCCTTTTGAAGGCCGAACAGCCTCTGTAGCTGGCAACGTGCGTGCCGCCACAGTTGCAGCACGTTGGTTTGTCTCCCCTGGCAAGCACGCAGGACTTGCTCTCGTGCTGGCCCGTGCACTTGACGCAGCGGGGCAACATGGAGCAGTAGCGGGAGACGTGGTCGAGCCTGTGGCAGGAAAAGCACTGGGCCCTCTTGCCTTTGGCCCGGAGAGGTTCCACTGCGACCTTGACCCGGccgacccgctgcacctggaaaatcttccgaTTTTCCAGTTTGTCAACAAGGACAACCTGGTACAGCGGCATGTCACGGTGCGTGCGTTGAGACTTCATCAGTCCGGTGGACCGGACGCCGAACCCCATGTCCTCGAGCTCCTCTCGAACGTAGTCCACACCAAACTTCAGGGGAAGCtggcggaataccaccttcagaagtctgagcggctcggaggggtgcgtgtagcacgggaggccatcTTTGCAAATGGAGTCCATCACCGCGCGGAACTCCTCGTTGGACGACACTGTGACCTTGTAGAGGTCACGGCCAGCGTTCTTGACAGCGGTGGACGTGGCCACCCTGTCCAGTTTGTGCTGGAACTCCTTGTACTCGCCGGCCCATTGGATGACGATAGGCGGCGGCTTCTTTTGGGCTGGCGCCAGAGGCACGGCGCCATCCTCCATCGCATCGACGCTGGCGCCCGCAAACGTGTTGGCGGTCAGCAGCGGGGTTGGCTGCTGCAGCGCAGCAGCCCTGGCAGTGTGCCGCCGGGGTGGGGCGACAATACCGTCCTCGTCCGGCTGCCGGGAAGCGGCAGGTGAACGAGTGGGCTGCCGCGTTGTCT is a window from the Schistocerca americana isolate TAMUIC-IGC-003095 chromosome X, iqSchAmer2.1, whole genome shotgun sequence genome containing:
- the LOC124556206 gene encoding translation initiation factor IF-2-like, coding for MVDIGLPDANLAEAIAESVRRDTDLDAARAPRKRRAVTHDDSDTPSQTSEVARPRKKASRASRTSTTESGMTIAGSSRSTATQKSTKTTRQPTRSPAASRQPDEDGIVAPPRRHTARAAALQQPTPLLTANTFAGASVDAMEDGAVPLAPAQKKPPPIVIQWAGEYKEFQHKLDRVATSTAVKNAGRDLYKVTVSSNEEFRAVMDSICKDGLPCYTHPSEPLRLLKVVHTSTSFAAATKGGPSDSTTRSSAQVEGETQQPTAPSTASPVGVAAPRRRRRRAGRATPAAAQRTADDTLPLQRTAPRAAPQPRPAADAPRQSPTTERPQPAAPVAEAAPAAPTAPLATDKFVCASFTTVPASQMASGKAALTNYYAS